The Streptomyces sp. SS1-1 genome has a segment encoding these proteins:
- a CDS encoding response regulator transcription factor codes for MRVLVIDPDDGSAEPLVCRLVRNGHQVRRARTGRAGLQAWEQAEVVLLDLDLPDLDGLQVCAEIRARGGTPLITFTGRDSELDRVLSLRSGADDCLVKPYGFRELAARMDAVTRRVATGGGPAGVACGALRLDPGTREAWLGERSLELTRKEFDILLLLASAPETVVSRRNLIAGVWADEWAISTRTVDTHVSALRAKLGEGWITTVRGVGYRLEDAG; via the coding sequence ATGCGCGTACTCGTGATCGACCCGGACGACGGGTCCGCCGAACCCCTAGTCTGCCGCCTGGTGCGCAACGGGCACCAGGTCCGGCGGGCCCGCACCGGCCGGGCGGGACTGCAGGCGTGGGAGCAGGCCGAGGTCGTCCTGCTCGACCTGGACCTGCCCGACCTCGACGGTCTGCAGGTGTGCGCCGAGATCAGGGCGCGCGGCGGCACGCCGCTGATCACCTTCACCGGCCGGGACTCCGAGCTGGACCGGGTGCTCAGCCTGCGCTCCGGCGCCGACGACTGCCTGGTCAAGCCGTACGGATTCCGGGAGCTCGCCGCCCGGATGGACGCGGTGACCCGCCGCGTCGCCACCGGCGGCGGCCCGGCCGGGGTGGCCTGCGGGGCACTCCGGCTGGACCCCGGCACCCGCGAGGCGTGGCTGGGGGAGCGGTCGCTGGAGCTGACCCGCAAGGAGTTCGACATCCTGCTGCTGCTCGCCTCGGCGCCGGAGACAGTGGTCTCCCGCCGGAACCTGATCGCGGGGGTCTGGGCGGACGAGTGGGCCATCTCCACCCGCACCGTCGACACCCATGTCAGCGCGCTGCGCGCCAAGCTGGGCGAGGGCTGGATCACCACGGTGCGCGGCGTCGGCTACCGGCTGGAGGACGCCGGCTGA
- a CDS encoding ScbR family autoregulator-binding transcription factor: MGLQQERAIRTRRLMLKSAADVFDREDYASARLSDISARANMSTGALHFHFANKEELAQAVVSEARGTLWHAARCAYEHNSEPLQALTDVSHALSQLLSWDVVARAGLRLDNDRSRRGREQFLHAWHAAVQRLLDRARQEGSLAQQVHLRAVTCAIVAATTGIGVLIKGGEAERTRLAFTGFWQGFLPGLAVPDLLGRLNPGGTAEVVEYAVSASRYLPFSPDETLGTESAASGVR, encoded by the coding sequence GTGGGACTACAACAGGAGAGGGCGATCCGCACACGCCGGCTGATGCTCAAGTCGGCGGCCGACGTCTTCGACCGCGAGGACTACGCCTCGGCCAGGCTCTCCGACATCAGCGCACGGGCCAACATGAGCACCGGCGCTCTGCACTTCCACTTCGCGAACAAGGAGGAGCTGGCGCAGGCCGTCGTGAGCGAGGCGCGCGGCACCCTGTGGCACGCCGCGCGCTGCGCCTACGAGCACAACTCGGAGCCGCTCCAGGCGCTCACCGACGTCTCCCACGCCCTGAGCCAGCTGCTCTCCTGGGACGTCGTGGCGCGGGCCGGCCTGCGGCTGGACAACGACCGGTCCCGGCGCGGCCGGGAACAGTTCCTGCACGCCTGGCACGCCGCCGTGCAGCGGCTGCTCGACCGTGCGCGGCAGGAGGGCAGCCTGGCGCAGCAGGTCCACCTGAGGGCGGTGACCTGCGCCATCGTGGCCGCCACGACCGGGATAGGGGTGCTCATCAAGGGGGGTGAGGCGGAGCGGACACGGCTCGCCTTCACCGGGTTCTGGCAGGGCTTCCTGCCGGGGCTCGCCGTACCGGACCTGCTCGGGCGGCTGAACCCCGGCGGGACGGCCGAGGTGGTGGAGTACGCGGTGTCCGCGTCCCGCTACCTGCCCTTCTCCCCGGACGAGACGCTGGGGACCGAGAGCGCCGCGTCGGGCGTGCGCTGA
- a CDS encoding ScbR family autoregulator-binding transcription factor translates to MARQARAIQTRTSILLAAAEVFDERGYSTATITEIIARAGVTKGALYFHFSSKEDLALGVIAAQLELGPLPAQRTKLQELTDQGLLFAHQLQYDPLTRASVGLAMDQWSENGEGANPFHGRPFQEWADRLTELLVEARGRGELLPHVDPAETAELLSGAFTGIQWTSQVLCQRRDLTRRVIAMFRHLLPSVAMPQILPTLELSEERAVALLASRDAALEAEEAEAGGDSAA, encoded by the coding sequence ATGGCACGACAAGCGCGAGCGATCCAGACCCGCACGTCGATCCTGCTGGCGGCGGCGGAGGTGTTCGACGAGCGGGGCTACAGCACGGCCACCATCACGGAGATCATCGCGCGCGCCGGCGTGACGAAGGGTGCGCTGTACTTCCACTTCTCGTCCAAGGAGGACCTGGCCCTCGGGGTGATAGCGGCGCAGCTGGAGCTGGGCCCGCTGCCCGCGCAGCGCACGAAGCTGCAGGAACTCACCGATCAGGGACTGCTGTTCGCCCACCAGCTGCAGTACGACCCGCTCACCCGGGCCAGTGTGGGGCTGGCCATGGACCAGTGGAGCGAGAACGGCGAGGGCGCCAACCCCTTCCACGGCCGCCCGTTCCAGGAGTGGGCGGACCGGCTGACCGAACTGCTCGTGGAGGCGCGCGGGCGCGGGGAGCTGCTGCCGCACGTCGATCCGGCGGAGACGGCGGAGCTGCTGTCCGGGGCGTTCACCGGCATCCAGTGGACGTCGCAGGTGCTGTGCCAGCGGCGGGATCTGACGCGCCGGGTCATCGCGATGTTCCGGCATCTGCTGCCCAGCGTGGCGATGCCGCAGATCCTGCCGACGCTGGAGCTGAGCGAGGAGCGGGCCGTCGCCCTCCTCGCCTCGCGCGACGCCGCGCTGGAGGCGGAGGAGGCCGAGGCCGGCGGGGACAGCGCGGCCTGA
- a CDS encoding ScbA/BarX family gamma-butyrolactone biosynthesis protein — MADPAISVVDRFVGSRPHLTPAQERSDTASAASPARPGRPGGEHAPANRSEQTLVRLAYQTDSPVLIPDGRATGELCHRPDAADRFPVDWLRLSEHRYLVTVDWPAAHRFFAPLPGGRQDPMLVAETTRQATMMLAHAAYGVPVGDQFVMQELGYRLLTDEFTVLAASGPIDVVVDCSDVQLRAGRLVGMRVDLRFQRLGRVLATSMGILYCTSARVYRRLRGASMDAAAGAVPLLPAVPAHETGRTDPADVVLARSKHRPGWRLRLNTAHPTLFARPNDHVPGMVLLEAARQAATALTPGHDFHPASMRVAFHKYCELAEPCWLLAGHETDADQGPVVRVRGIQGEEPVFTATLGTAVRDDG; from the coding sequence ATGGCCGATCCCGCTATATCCGTAGTCGACAGGTTCGTCGGGTCCCGTCCGCATCTGACCCCGGCGCAGGAACGATCCGACACCGCTTCGGCGGCCTCACCGGCCCGTCCGGGCCGTCCGGGCGGCGAACACGCCCCGGCGAACCGCTCCGAACAGACCCTCGTACGCCTCGCATACCAGACCGACTCCCCGGTTCTGATTCCCGACGGACGGGCCACCGGAGAGCTGTGCCACCGCCCCGACGCCGCCGACCGCTTCCCCGTCGACTGGCTGCGCCTGTCCGAGCACCGCTACCTCGTCACCGTCGACTGGCCCGCCGCCCACCGGTTCTTCGCCCCGCTGCCCGGCGGACGGCAGGACCCGATGCTGGTGGCCGAGACCACCCGGCAGGCCACGATGATGCTCGCGCACGCCGCGTACGGCGTCCCCGTCGGCGACCAGTTCGTGATGCAGGAACTCGGCTACCGGCTGCTGACCGACGAGTTCACCGTGCTCGCCGCCTCGGGCCCGATCGACGTGGTCGTCGACTGCTCCGACGTACAGCTGCGCGCCGGACGCCTGGTCGGGATGCGGGTCGACCTGCGCTTCCAGCGGCTCGGCCGGGTGCTCGCCACCAGCATGGGCATCCTGTACTGCACCTCCGCCCGCGTCTACCGCAGACTGCGCGGCGCGAGCATGGACGCGGCGGCCGGCGCGGTGCCGCTGCTGCCCGCCGTCCCCGCCCACGAGACCGGCCGCACCGACCCCGCCGACGTCGTCCTCGCCCGGTCCAAGCACCGCCCCGGCTGGCGGCTGCGCCTGAACACCGCGCACCCGACGCTCTTCGCCCGCCCCAACGACCACGTCCCCGGCATGGTCCTCCTGGAGGCCGCCCGCCAGGCCGCCACCGCGCTCACCCCCGGGCACGACTTCCACCCGGCCTCGATGCGGGTCGCCTTCCACAAATACTGCGAACTCGCCGAGCCCTGCTGGCTCCTGGCCGGACACGAGACGGACGCCGACCAGGGACCGGTGGTGCGGGTGCGGGGCATCCAGGGGGAGGAGCCCGTCTTCACCGCGACCCTGGGGACCGCCGTACGGGACGACGGGTGA
- a CDS encoding response regulator transcription factor has product MEIRQPVPSQIRKPATNWRVLVVENNTGDRETLTAGLRRHGHHVEGVATGNAALQSYQRADIVLLDLELPDVDGLEVCRSIRALSDVPLIAVTGWGTELDRVLGLQAGADDYLVKPYGFRELMARMDAVMRRSRPQMQAEQVVLRGPLRIDAASREVSLHGRVVELTRKEFDLLHLLASHPETVISRKRIMQQVWGGSWSRRTVDTHVSSLRGKLGGSDWIVTVRGVGFRFGGR; this is encoded by the coding sequence CTGGAGATCCGGCAGCCCGTCCCGTCCCAGATCCGCAAGCCGGCCACCAACTGGCGGGTCCTGGTCGTCGAGAACAACACCGGCGACCGGGAGACGCTGACCGCCGGCCTCCGGCGGCACGGTCACCATGTCGAAGGGGTCGCGACGGGGAACGCGGCCCTCCAGTCGTACCAACGCGCGGACATCGTCCTGCTCGACCTCGAACTGCCGGACGTGGACGGTCTCGAGGTGTGCCGTTCCATCCGCGCGCTCAGCGACGTCCCGCTCATCGCCGTGACCGGGTGGGGGACGGAACTGGACCGGGTCCTCGGCCTCCAGGCCGGCGCCGACGACTACCTCGTCAAGCCGTACGGCTTCCGGGAGTTGATGGCCCGCATGGACGCGGTGATGCGCCGCTCGCGTCCGCAGATGCAGGCCGAACAAGTGGTCCTGCGCGGCCCGTTGCGCATCGACGCGGCCTCCCGCGAGGTCAGCCTGCACGGCCGCGTCGTGGAACTCACCCGCAAGGAGTTCGACCTCCTGCACCTGCTGGCCTCCCACCCGGAGACCGTCATCTCGCGCAAGCGGATCATGCAGCAGGTCTGGGGCGGCTCCTGGTCCCGGCGCACCGTGGACACCCATGTCAGCAGTCTGCGCGGCAAACTCGGCGGCAGCGACTGGATCGTCACCGTGCGCGGGGTCGGCTTCCGCTTCGGCGGCCGCTGA
- a CDS encoding NAD-dependent epimerase/dehydratase family protein → MSPHVLVTGSGGFVGGHVVAAAGAAGGVRLRLLARAGPPPGLRPPHTLVRGDLAEPASLAGVCDGVDAVVHCASRVGGDPGELRRVNDLGTRALVEEAQRAGVRRFVYLSTAAVHGRGPFRAVRPGEVPLAPVSATSRTRAAAEGHVLAAGGTVLRPHLVYGAGDRWVVPGVLTLLRALGARPEGRLGRQSAVDAAALGRALLSAALAPPEHTGGVRFVNHPRPVPGEDLLTAVAETYGLFPGTAPGLPLEEARARLRGHPVALHHLELLAVDHWFEDTPVWDALGCSPGPSFAEGFPRYAARYRNAEPAPPREPGRGQRTPDAALSVPSVSSGEKGR, encoded by the coding sequence GTGAGCCCGCACGTCCTGGTGACCGGGTCCGGCGGGTTCGTCGGCGGCCACGTGGTCGCCGCGGCCGGCGCCGCGGGGGGCGTACGGCTGCGGCTGCTGGCCCGCGCCGGCCCGCCGCCCGGCCTGCGCCCGCCCCACACCCTCGTACGGGGCGACCTCGCCGAGCCCGCCTCGCTCGCCGGTGTCTGCGACGGCGTCGACGCGGTCGTGCACTGCGCGTCCCGCGTCGGCGGCGACCCCGGGGAACTGCGGCGCGTCAACGACCTGGGCACCCGCGCCCTGGTCGAGGAGGCACAACGGGCGGGCGTCCGGCGGTTCGTGTACCTGAGCACGGCGGCGGTGCACGGCAGGGGCCCGTTCCGCGCGGTCCGGCCCGGCGAGGTCCCCCTCGCCCCGGTGTCCGCCACCAGCAGGACCCGGGCGGCGGCCGAGGGCCATGTGCTCGCGGCCGGCGGCACGGTCCTGCGGCCCCACCTCGTCTACGGGGCGGGCGACCGCTGGGTGGTGCCCGGCGTGCTCACGCTGCTGCGGGCGCTCGGCGCCCGGCCCGAGGGGCGGCTCGGCCGGCAGTCGGCGGTCGACGCCGCCGCCCTGGGCAGGGCACTGCTTTCGGCCGCGCTCGCCCCGCCGGAACACACCGGCGGTGTCCGGTTCGTCAACCATCCCCGGCCGGTGCCGGGTGAGGATCTGCTGACCGCCGTCGCCGAAACGTACGGTCTCTTTCCGGGGACCGCGCCCGGCCTGCCGCTGGAGGAGGCGCGCGCCCGGCTGCGCGGCCACCCCGTCGCCCTGCACCACCTCGAACTGCTCGCGGTGGACCACTGGTTCGAGGACACACCGGTCTGGGACGCGCTCGGCTGCTCCCCCGGCCCGTCGTTCGCCGAGGGCTTCCCCCGGTACGCGGCCCGGTACCGGAACGCGGAGCCGGCCCCGCCGCGGGAACCCGGCAGGGGTCAGCGCACGCCCGACGCGGCGCTCTCGGTCCCCAGCGTCTCGTCCGGGGAGAAGGGCAGGTAG